Part of the Melospiza georgiana isolate bMelGeo1 chromosome 17, bMelGeo1.pri, whole genome shotgun sequence genome, GTTATGCCAGAGGCAAATCTAAATTTCTACATTCTggtattattttttattcattcaCCTGGAGAAAGTGTGCTGCATTCACAAGAAATCTGGAGGAAAGGGACAAACTAATGTATCTGAAATTTCAGAACAAATCAAAGGGTATTTTAAGCTTTTAATCATATTATGAGCTCATTAAATAAAAGTCAGGACATATTGGGATATAATTCTCTTAAGCATGGTTTCAGTAGCTGCAGTGATGCAAATTTTATACTTCATCAGGTTCAGCTGTCAGCATGCTCAAGGAAAAGGAGTAGGTTTAATTGCTTGAAAGTTTGTTTCCTGCTTAAAAGTAGGCATGTTAGTGATACCTGACTTTTGGAAAGGGCTGGGTGATGCTTTGGGATGAGGCAGAGATAACTCACAGTGAAagtgttttccttcttcaatATCAGAATTTATCTGCCATTTAAGGAATGAGCTAAGTGCATGAATTCTTGTATGGGGATTTCAAGTAACCACTTTAAAGATAACTGTTTATAAGTGAATCAACCATGTGGCTCAGTAAAGTAATGTGGAGGTAATTTACAACAGCCAAAGCAACAAAACTGCACAAAACATCCAAGGAGGGTGGAGAATCACAAATTACAGGACTTTTATACCATTCTCATAGTAACATGTTCTGGTCCTCTTTCTTTTATGCAGATGCTAGATGAAAATCACCACCTAATACAATGTATTATGGATTATCAGAGCAAGGGGAAAACTGCAGAATGTACTCAGTGAGTATTACAGAGTGGGGAGTTTGTTAGAAATGTTTCCTGAAGGCTGACTCTTGCCTTTGCTcagtggcacagctgctggtTTGCTCTTGGAAACACTCCTGTTCCTTTCTAGGAGCTTTTCCAGTTCACGGAGAACTGTGAAGAAGCAGAAATGGTTCTGCTGGTGCTTGCTTGAGTAAACACTCCAGTTAGAGCACTCTTGAGAAAAATCATGTTCTTCTCAGCTTGCTGGCAGGGAAAACAGGTTTTAGGCTTTGGAGTTGTGGAATTTCATTTCTATCAGAGCCCTTGTTAGACAGAGAAGGGAGAAGTGTCTGATTGTTGGAGCAGCTGACTGGGTATCAGCGCTCAAAGATGGAGTCCCAGCTGCACAGTTCAAAGTGCTTTCAAAGGAGGGTGCATTTTGTGTCTCTCTTCCCCCAAGTTTATCCTTTTGAAGTTTATCCTTTTATAAAAGAGGTGTTGAGCACAGTGATCCTTGATGGGAAACAtgacagcacagacacaggtCATTGCTACTGCTGTTTATTAGGACAGATTAAAAATGGGTTAAGGTAATTTAACCATTTgtaaatagagaaaaaaagagataaatacCTGGAATTTTGTGTATTGTTAACCCTTTCCAAATGAGCTTTACTCCTTGTTCTGTAGATACCAACAAATCTTGCACAGAAACCTGGTTTACTTGGCAACAATAGCAGACTCTAACCAGAATATGCAGTCCTTGCTTCCTGCTGTAAGTACCAGTACAATTACTGTAACTAATAATTAGTTATTCGTATAACTAATATCATAGTTATTTCCCTCAGATACATCAGCTATGCCAGAGGGAAATGTTCTTTGATTCTGTCACTGATCACTGTAAATGAACtgtttttttagtatttttccagctgaaagTTTTGAAGTGGCCAAGTAGACCACCAATCAAAAGTTACTTCTACTGCatttaaattatgttttatgAGACATTTGTGTTAATCTCTGTCCCATAACTCAAGGGTTATGATGCAGTTGTGCAGATCTGAACAGCTCCATTTGTTCCAGATTCAATATTCTTACCTGTTCCTATTCTAGTCTTTACTTGAGGGAAAAAATGCTGCTGATTTGCATCAAAAATCTAATTCAACACTCGGGCATCGGTTTGTCTTTACACATGTTGTTATTCTTGCTCAGTGGATCGGTTTGGGAAGTACCACACACAACACAAGCTGCAGCATAGCTTGGCAAAGGTCAATCTGTCACCACGCTCCTGTGTTGTCTTTGCTGATGCATTCCCCGCAGTGGTTGTGTTTGGAAACCCATGCGAGTGCAGGGGAACGAGCACGGGAGCCACGCTCTGTGACAAACACAGTAATTTCAGGCCCttcactgtgctgctgcctgtcgGCTGCTCTGTCACGCTCAATGCCATTCACACAGAGGAGTCAAACCGAGAAAGATTTACCCAAAAAATCGAAGCAAACATTTAACCCAGGCAGTTTTTAGTCATAGCCGGGCTAATTTAAGGGGGCTGCTATTTTTCTAATTCAAAAcctaaccaaaaaaaaaaaaaaaaaatttgcttttttcctccctgtttgTTTCGCAGCCACCAACGCAGAACATCAACCTGGGCCCGGGAGGGATGAGTCAGAGCGCGTCCAACCAATCCCTCCACTCGCAGAGCAACCTCAGCGACGCCATCGGCAGCGGcctgcctccctcctccctcatGCAGAGCCAGATCAGCAATGGTGAGCCCCGCTCCCCTTTGTGCTGCTTCGCTGTTGCCCGGCAACAAAATCATTAATGCGGAATATACTCGGGGAGCGGGGAGAGACCTCTCCTACCTCACCTTTCAGGCGTGTGGGGGTTCCAGGCTCGTGCTGGAATCACCGCAAAATGGCCACGGGCAGGGGTGAGGTTGGTTTCTGCAGAGTGCGTGAAGATGCATCCAAGTTTTTAGTGAGAAAAAATGATGTGTTGCAGTATTTCTGTCATGGAAGTGGCAGGGTTGGCCAGGGTAAAATGGAATTGCTTGCATGACTAACCACACAACCAAGCCCCCAGACTGCAAAGACCTTCCAGGATCCATTTCTCCTTACAAATCATTTGGTGTTGCACCAGTCTTTGTCCTCTACAGAAGGTTGTACTACACAGGCAAAGAATTTGCACCGACATTTCATATTAATAAGATAATATgatctgtttggttttgttcatgCGACTAAGctaattaaaaaacaatttttaatatGTGCATTTTATATTATGAATAATCTGTTTGTGTTGTAGGTCATAGTTATTCAGTCAGTTGTTTCTGTGGGTGTCTCCCAGAGTAACAGAGAGCAAAACCAGTTTCTATAAATAGAAATATCTGATTGTAAAATCACAGACCTTGGCAGGGGGACTCAAGAGCAGACACAAGCCATGAAATTACTTCTGAGTTTTTGAAAATCCCTTTGTGGTCAAGCCTATTGTACCTTTTACACGATTGGATAAGGGACCTGTAAAGTGAACTTACTACATTTTTCAGGGCCTTTGTTTTGAAAGATTTAATACTGAGTATGAGTAATATATTAACTCAGTCAAAACATTGTTTTGTGTTGTTAAGAATAGAAATTTTCAGTGCTACTGTTGTTGGTTTTCTGATTTGCTCCCCAGCCTCCTCCAGATCTCTGGAGTAATTGCTGCTGATTGAAGGAACCAGACTGGAAGCCATGAGAACTGGACTCATCCACATATTTTCCCTTACAATCACAAATTAGCCAaccctttatttttcttattttaaagagGGCCAAGAATCTCTAATTTTTCCCATGCAAATAAGGGAAGGTTTACCAACACTTGCTTCACTCCACCTCTCACTCAAGGCAACCCTATCTCCATTCACACACTGTGTGGCCTTGTGTTGCACCAGGATCAGCTTTACAACTTAAACAAACcagagaaaaacacagagaTAATTTTCTCTAGCAGCATTTTGACCCAGCTCCACTGATTTCAGAAGTGTCTCTCTTTATCTCTTGTTGAAAGTGCTGCTTGCATCTCTTCATCAGAGGAAAACATCATAATTTACAGCAAATGTTCTAATTTTGATGTCTATGAAAACCATTAAGGTTAATTAATGAGGTTTGTACTAAATGAGTTAGATGATTTTCAGAGACTGCAGATACACTCAATAACCCTGAattaaaatatcattatttAGACATTGCAACACAATTCTGCCTCTTCTAAGGATTCTGCATTCTACCTAAATTAATTGAGACTGACAACAATAGGGCTGAATTTAGATAGACAACAATATGCACCATCACAGCTTGGATAGTAACAATCTACAGTGAAAACAACTTTGTAAAACTCATTCATAAAACTATTTCCACCAATAAACAACAAATAAGAACCCCATTTTCCCCAATATTAGCTACCCAACTGCAacagaattctgaaaaataagcACATTGCCAGAAAAGCAGGATGATACAAATCCGGGATGTATCTGGAGCAGTCTGATGATTACATCCTGATGTTGGAAAGGGAGGAACAACTGGGATTGTAATGGTGAATTGGaaaatttctcttcctcttcctgaGGTACCTCCTGAGGTATTTTTAGTCAAACTTCAGGAAAGGGGGAGATAGGCTTGTTCTCTGAGCAGAGGCTGCATTGGTACTTCAGAAGCCCCAGCTAAGAAGGTGAGCTGGTTATAGAGGAACTATATAGTTATAGATAGTTATATATACCAGTTATATAGTACTAGTTATATATAGTTATATCCACTATATAGGAAAAGTGGATGCAGCAATGTGCAAAGTGTCTCTCAGGCACTGCTGTGCCTTCCCATTGTCACTGCCTGTgtgaagggggaaaaggaatcAGCTGGAGGacaagaggaaggaaagggcaGATTTCCAAAGGCTGGGATGTTCCCAGAGTCCGTGTATTTTCTGAAGAACCTGAAATTACTGGCATTTTTTaattctgctgcctgcagggaagTGGTTGTAGGGCattgctgctggttttgttctTCCCATCTGCAAGCCTGTACAGCCTGGATTTGGCTGCCAGGAAGAAGAGGTTTGCTTTAACTGTGCAGCAGGCACTTTTAATTTGTCTGTTATAACAGGGAGTGCTAATAATgaagattttggttttttgttttgccttaTTATAAGGTATTTCAGAAGGGCCTCATGCTCACTGTGCTTTGCCAATAACAGCTGAGATTTTCCTGTTGCTCTCTCTAATGTCTGTAGGTCCTAACCACGTGTCTATGCAGCAGTCAGGCCAGAACACCATGCCCACGACCTCTCTGAGCATGACAGTGAGCAGCCACGGGactggccctggctacagccACACAGTGCCTGCCTCTCAGAACGTGCCcatgcagggccagggctccaTCGGCAATTACGTCTCCCGGACAAACATCAACATGCAGTCCAACCCAGGTAacccctctgcctgctcctgggcCCCCCTGGCTTCCCTCTGGCCTCAGAGGGTTTGCCACACATCACTCTGTTCTGTAAATATGTCCTGTAGACAGCTGCAAACGTACCTGAGGGACAGAGAGCTTTCAGACATCTCTGAATTTCCAGGTGTCAGGTGTGCCAGTGTAATTCAGAGCAGTTTAACACTTGCTTTAACTTTGGCTGACTCCCCACGGTtagggctgagctggggaaaAGAGGGTCAGGTAGAGGTGCAGCAGCATTGActgacagccctggcagcaaaTCCCACAGCCATGGGAGGGATCTGAGCAGCACCTTTGCCCAAGCACAAAGAACCTGCCAGGGTGTAACACATTCATTGTTTGTACATTACTAGttcattttgttattttattggTACTTCACATTGTTTGCAGGGCATTAAGAGACTAGCAGACaactcaaaaaaaaagttttctagTTGAATCATATTGAATGGGATGTCTGATGCTTTAGAATTCTTTACAGCAGCATGACATTTAGGAATCAAATAAATCCTAGTATACCAGTTTACCTAAACTCTATAATCATCAGGTGTATGAGAAGaaggaagcagaagaaataatacataggaaaagaaatgcagcaatgaAATAGTCAGGAGGTAGACAGGAACAAACATCATTTCTTGTTTCTTCCTTTAACCCTACTGCAATAAGGTTTACATTCTTTTAAGTAAGCTAATAATAATCAAGGGCTGgatgtatttttaaacatcTGCTGAAGCAAATGGCAAGAACTGACCATGTAATAAGAGCCCTTCTGGATTCCAGTGCAGAAGAGTAGAATAAATCCAGTAGGAAAACATCTCCCCCTGTggaaaattcacagaattatCAGGATGCATGTTAGCTGAAGGTTTTAGCTTGCTTCTAAAGAGACTAGGAGAGAACTGCCCCATGTTCATCTTTGGAAAACAATCTTTTCCATGTCCATTGTAGTCTCCATGATGCACCAGCAAGCAGCAACGTCACATTACAACTCAGCACAAGGAGGGAGCCAGCACTACCAGGGACAATCCTCCATTGCCATGATGAGCCAGAGCAACCAAGGCAACAGCATGATGGGGCAGCGACCCATGGGCCCTTACAGAGCTTCACAGCAAGGTAAAACTGCAATCAGATTATTGATAGAACTCTCATTACTCTGATGACACTCAGTCTGTCACATTTACAAGCAGAGAatcccagccaggagcacagGAAATCCTGAATGGTGCAAGTATCATGACAATGAGATGAACTTGAATCTATTTTCAAGATTCAtctatttaattattttgggtgtttagaaaaataattctgtctAAAAGGGATCATAAATCTCTAAAGAAAAGATAAACAATTTGATATACAGCTCATTCAAGGCACTGGGAACCTATTCAATTCTTTCTCATGGTGCTGGATCAGCCCTAACATGGCACAGTTAGCAAGGAACACATTTCTGGAAAGAAGATACATTTTGCCAGCAATTAGAATGAAAAATTAGgccaaggaaaggaaaacactaGAGGATAACTACCATGCTCTAAGACGTCTCTGGATAAAGTTCTAAGAGGTAATAAAGCTGCTACACTGATTCgaaaataaactgaattttgctaagaaacaaattaatgtattaatgaaaatatatttaattctgACTGTGCTCTTGAGCATGGAATCCATTCCTGTGCTTTCTTTCTAATAACTCAGATTAGTAGATGAAATGCAGCCCTTGTTTCGGTGTTGCTGCAGAAGTGAGGCATTGTAGGATGTGTTACTGACTGTTGTGAGATTTCAATTTCAACCATCTTTGtctgaaaatacaaatttatttcctttttctagtGAGAAAAACATCTTTATAACTGCTCTCAATTGTTTACTTTTCCAGACATaaactttgttttcttaaaaaaaaaaaattagataagAGAAACTCATCCCTTAGGAGTGCACAGGCTCAGTCTGCCTTGTCTTGTGCCTTGCAGGTTCCTCGCAGCAGTACATGGGTCAGGAGGAATATTACAGTGAGCAGTACAGCCATGGCCAAGGCTCATCAGAACCTATGAATCAGCAATACTATCCAGATGGTAattcctctgtgctgggctcactgTGATAGAGCTCAAGTGCAGAGCACCACGACTGCCACGTCCAAGGGCATGGCAAAGCTATTGTGCTTCATTTCCAG contains:
- the SS18L1 gene encoding calcium-responsive transactivator: MSVAFASARPRGKGEVTQQTIQKMLDENHHLIQCIMDYQSKGKTAECTQYQQILHRNLVYLATIADSNQNMQSLLPAPPTQNINLGPGGMSQSASNQSLHSQSNLSDAIGSGLPPSSLMQSQISNGPNHVSMQQSGQNTMPTTSLSMTVSSHGTGPGYSHTVPASQNVPMQGQGSIGNYVSRTNINMQSNPVSMMHQQAATSHYNSAQGGSQHYQGQSSIAMMSQSNQGNSMMGQRPMGPYRASQQGSSQQYMGQEEYYSEQYSHGQGSSEPMNQQYYPDGHGDYAYQQSSYTEQSYDRSFDDSTQHYYEGGNSQYSQQQAGYQQGAAQQQTYSQQQYPNQQSYPGQQQGYGPAQGASSQYSSYQQGQGQQYGSYRASQTGPSAQQQRPYGYEQGQYGNYQQ